Part of the Streptomyces sp. NBC_00457 genome, GACCACTACCACCGATACCCCGAAGACGTTGCGCTGCTACGCGAGTTGGGCGTCGGCTCATACCGGTTCTCCATCGCCTGGCCGCGCATCCAGCCGACCGGCTCGGGCCCGGTGAACCACAAGGGCCTGGACTTCTACTCCCGGCTGGTGGACGAACTGCTGGCCGCCGGCGTCGAACCGGCCGCGACTCTCTACCACTGGGACCTGCCGCAGACCCTGGAAGACCGTGGCGGCTGGCGGGTACGCGACACCGCGGAACGGTTCGGCGAGTACGCGGCCTTGGTCGCCGACGCCCTGGCCGACCGGATCCCCCGCTGGATCACCCTCAACGAGCCCGGGTGCAGCGCCTTTCTGGGGTATGCCGACGCCCATCACGCCCCCGGTGCGGCCGAAGGCACCCCAGCGCTGGCCGCCGCTCATCATTTGCTGATCGGTCACGGTCTGGCGATGCGGGCGCTGCGTACCGCCGGCGTCCGGGAGGCGGGCATCACGCTCAACCTCAGCCACGTGACCGCGGCCTCCGACTCCGCCGCGGATCTCGCGGCCCTTGTCCGTGCTGAGACCATGCAGAAGCTGATGTGGACCGAGCCGCTGTTGCGCGGGCGCTATCCAGCCGCCGAAGAGGAGACGTGGGGTGAGCTGATCACCCGGCAGACCTTCCGACAAGAGGGCGACCTGGAGCTGATCTCCGCGCCGATGGACTTCCTCGGGATCAACTACTACACCCCCACCGTGGTCCGTGACGCACCCCATCGCCGCCCCGACCCGGCCCTGCGCACCGCGACGGACTGCCGCATCGAGACGGTCGACATCCCGGAGGTTCGGCGCACCGCGATGGGCTGGGCGGTGGTTCCCGACAGTCTGCGCGAGCTGCTCGTCTCACTGCGTCACGAGTACGCGGACGCCCTTTCGCCCATCTACATCACCGAAAACGGATCGGCGGAGGACGACGTGCTGTCCGCCGACGGCCAGATACACGATCCCGACCGGATCGAGTACCTCCGCGACCACATGGCCGCCGTCGCAAGGGCCGTCGCCGAAGGAGTGGACGTACGCGGCTACTACGTCTGGTCGCTGCTCGACAACTACGAGTGGGCCTTCGGCTACGACAGGCGTTTCGGGATCGTCCACGTCGACTACGACACCCTGCGGCGCACACCCAAGGACAGCTACCGCTGGTACCAGCGGTTGATCGCGGCCAATGCCTGACCGCCTGACCGAGCGCTTCCCGTCGGGGCCGCACGCCTTTCGCTGTGGTGGCCCGAGCGACAGCACGGGCGGGCGGCACCACCTGACAAAAGAAGCGCCGGTCTCCATACATTCGGATGGCAGTACGTCACTCGCCTCACCGACCTCCTGAGCAGCGGCAACACCCACTGGGGAAAACACCTGTGGGGCTCTCTTCCCCCAACCTCCGATCGCCGAGCCTGTGCGCACGGCGCCGATGGGAGTGTGCAATACCTTGACCAGCGAAATCCGGCGGGCCCTTGTCGTCCGTGGTGGTTGGGACGGGCATCAGCCCGTGACGATCAGCGACAGTTTCGTCCCGTTCCTCAAGGAGCAGGGCTTCACCGTCGAGACCTCCGAAGACCTCGCGGTGTACGACGACGCGGAGCGGCTCGCTGCCACCGATCTGGTCGTGCAGTGCTGGACGATGGGGACGATCACCCCGCAGCAGCGCGACAACCTGGCCGCCGCCGTCCGCGGCGGCACCGGACTCGCCGGCTGGCACGGCGGCATCGTGGACAGCTTCCATGACCACGGCTATCACCTGCTGACCGGCGGCAAGTTCGTGACGCACCCGCCCGGCTACCTCGACCACACCTACCAGCTGTCGCCCGAGCACGCGGACCACCCGATCATCGCGGGCCTGGACGACTTCGCGATCCACAGCGAGCAGTACTGGGTCCTGACCGATGCGCGCATCGACGTCCTGGCCACGACCACGTTCCCCGCCGACGACCTGCACGACCGGCCCGCCGTCATGCCCGCGGTGTGGACCCGGACCCATGGCGCGGGACGCGTCTTCGTCTCGACCATCGGGCACAAGCCGGACGACTTCGACGTGCCGCAGGTGCGGACGCTGACCGAGAGGGGACTGCTGTGGGCGAGCCGGTGAAGCCTTTGAACATCGGGATGGTGGGCGCGGGCAAGATCAGTGGCGCCTATCTGTCGACCCTGGAGAAGCTGACGTCGGTGCGGCTGACCGCGGTCACCGACCTCGACCGGGCCCGTGCGCAGGCCGTCGCCGACCAGGTCGGATCCCAGGTCTCGGTGGCGGACTCGGTCACGGACCTCGTCACCCGTGACGAGGTGGACGCGGTTCTGAACCTGACCATCCCGGCCGCGCACGCCGAGGTCGCCCTGGCTGTACTCGCCGCCGGTAAGCACGTTTACGGCGAGAAGCCTCTCGCGGCGAACCGCAAGGAGGCCGATGCCGTCCTGACCGCCGCCCGTGATGCGGGACTTCGGGTGGGCTGTGCCCCCGACACCGTGCTGGGCACCGGCACCCAGACCGCGCGCAAGGCGGTCGATGACGGACTGATCGGTCGTCCGGTGGCGGCGACGGCCTTCATGACGTACGCGGGACCCGAGACGTGGCACCCGGACCCGGAGTTCTACTACCAGCCCGGAGGAGGCCCGCTGCTCGACATGGGCCCCTACTACCTCTCCGCCCTGGTGCACCTTCTGGGCCCGGTGGTGAAGGTGACGGGAGCCTCCTCGCGGCCGCGTGCCGAGCGGTTCATCGGCAGTGGTCCGAGGGCCGGGCAGTCCTTCCCGGTCGAGATCGACACCCACATCACGGGTGTCCTGGAGCACGCGGACGGCGCCCTGTCGACGCTGGTGATGAGCTTCGACATCAAGGCCGCGCGCCTGCCGCGCATCGAGGTGCACGGCTCCGAGGCCTCGCTCTCCGTACCCGACCCGAACACCTTCGACGGGCCCGTCGAGATCCACCGCGGCGACGGCTGGGACGTCCTGCCGGTGTCCGCCGGTCACGCGGACACCGGCCGTGGCGCGGGGCTTGCCGACCTCGCCGAGGCCCTGGACGCCGGGCGCCCGCACCGCGCCTCGGCCGAACTCGCCGCGCACGTCCTGGACGTCATGCTCACCCTCATGGACGCCGCCGAACACGGCCGCGCTCTCCCGGTGACCAGCACCTGCGAGCGGCCCGCCCCGGTCATCGGCCTCTAGCCAGGTGTGCTGACCGGAGAGGTTGGTGACGCGGCCGGCTGGGGTCGCGGAGGTGAGCGCCGGGGGCGGCTGGAGCGGTCGCGCATGCCCTCGGCGCCGTGCCGACGGTAGCTGCCGGCCCACCGGCTGCGGTGCTGTGGCTGACATGGAAGCGATCCGCAGCCCGCCGCGGGGGCCGGCCGTCATCGACGACACACCGGGCCAGACACAGCCCGCAGGTCGGTGTCAGCAGGGCATGACGGTGTGACAACGAGGGCCTCCTGGGTGCCGGTTGTAGATGTCGTCATCCACACCGAACCCAGGGGCCCTCGGCTCTTTCAACGCCGCTCAAGCATGTCGCCTGTTACCCACGCCCCAGGACAGCGCACTTAGAACGTGATGACATGGGTTCCCGGCCCCAGGACGACGGGCTCGCCCACGCGGAACTCGCATTCGGTGTCCGCCGGCACGACGACCTCAAAGCGAACGGCGCCGTCCTCGCGTCGCCACGACGACGACGCGAGGCCGAAGGGAGTCTCGAGCGTGGCTCGTGCCCAGTCCAGCCGGTCGTCGATCACCGGTTCCACGGCGAAGCGCTCGTAGCCGGGGTGCGATTCGAGCGGACGCAGGCCGGCCAGGTACTGGTGCAGGAACCCGATGACCGCTCCCTTGCTGTAGTGGTTGAGGGAGCCGCTCGGTGTGCCCTTGGCGTCGATGCCGTCCCAGTGCTCCCAGATGGTGGTGGCGCCGCGGTCGATCATCGTCAGCCATGAGGGCGAGGTGTCCTGGAAGAGCAGGTCGAACGCGACATCGGCACGGCCGTTGTCCGCCAGTACCGGCAGCAGCATCCCGGTGGACAGGAAGCCCGTCGACAGGTGTGTGCCATCGGCCCGGATCAGTTCGACGAAGTGCTCCACCGCTGACGGCACGAGGTGCTCGGGGATCAGGCCGAACCGCAGCGCTCTGACGTAGGTTGCCTGGCTGTCCCGCGCCAGTCGGCCGTCGGCGCCGATGAATTCGGTGGCCCAGGCGTGCTCGACGTTCGCCGCGAGCTCGGTCCAGCGTGCCGCGTCTTCCGTCTTGCCCAGTACCTCCGCGGTCTTGGCTAGCAGACGGGCGGAGTGGGCGAAGTAGGCGGTGGCGACGATCGAATGCTCGCCCTCGAAGAGGGCGATCTCGACTCCGGGCTCCAGCCATTCCCCCCAATGGAACCCGGTGTCCCAGAGGAACCGCTCGTGTTCGGGTGCCTCGGGATTCGCCTCGATCCGCTCCGGCGCTCGCGCCGTACGCGCGGTCGTCTCGACGAACTCCAACCACGCGACGGCCGACGGGTACTGACGCGCCAACACCTCGCGATCCCGATACGACTGCCACATCTGCCACGGTACGGAAACCGCCGCGTCGCCCCACCCCGACGAACCCTCGACCCCCCCGACAGCCGCCTCCGGAGACGGGACGTAGTTCCTGACCATGCCGTTCGACACCTGGTCGGAGGCCAGATCCTTCAGCCACTTGTCGGTGAACCCGGCGATGTCGTCGAGGAAGGCCGCCGTCGACACGAAGACCTGATAGTCGCCGGTCCACCCCGCTCGCTCACGCTGGGGGCAGTCGGTCGGCACGTCGCACGCATTGGTCCGCCAGCTGCGCACCGCAGCCTCGTGCAGCAGTTCGATGCGGCGGTCACTGCAATGGAAGATGCCGGTGGGGCGCAGATCCGTGCGGACTTCGACGCCGTGGAGGTCGGCCGTGCCAAGAGGTCCCGGCAGTCCGTCGACGGCCACGTACTGGAACCCGTGGGTCGTGTGGCGCGGCTCGAACGCCTGGCCGTCGCCGACGGAGACCACCGAGTCGATCTGGTGGAACGGAAGCAGAACACCAGAGCCCATATCAGGACGCAGATGGTCGGTCGTGACATCACCGTCGGCGTCGAGGGCCTCGCCATGGGTCAGCACGATCTCCGACCCGGGACCTGCCTCGTCGAGGTGGATCCAGCCGTTGGTGTTCTCCCCGAGGTCGACGATGTGCCGCCCGCCCTCCAGTGTCGTCACCGACGCAGGCGTGATCGACCGGACGCGGCGAACCGGAGGTGCCGGGGTCGCGCACAGGCGGCTCCAGTCGGCGCACAGCGGATCCGTCGGCTCGAGCACCGGCTGCCAGTCGCGGCGATCCCAGCGGAAACCGCCCGGCCGCTGCACCACGCGCTGTCCGTCGAGCAGGTCGGCCTCCGTCGAGTCGGAGATGGTGGAGCCCCAGCCGAGGCCGGTACCGACGACGGTCGTGGAACCATCGGTGTGGATGACTTCGAACTGAGCGAGGAACGCCGTGCGGTCACCGAAGTTGTCGTAGGTACGGCCGTAGCCGAACAGGCCGCGGTACCACCCGTCGGAAAGGAATGCGCCCAGGTCGTTCGCGCCTTCGTGCAGCACGGTGGTCAGGTCGTAGGTCTGCACCTGAAGGTTCGACCGGTAGGCGGTGAAGCCCGGGGTGAGCTCCTGGTCGCCGATCCGCTGACCGTTGACCACCAGCTCGTAGATGCCGTGGGCCGTGACGTAGGCCCGGGCCGAGACGATCGGCCCGGGCAGTTCCACATGCGAGTGCAGGGCGTAGAGGGGCCGATGACCGGGCTCGGGCACGTTCTGCTCATGGGGCCGGATCCAGGAAGCCGACCAGTCGCTCCGCCGTAGCAGCCCCATCTCCCAGAACGCCGGCGCCGACCAGCCGCTCTCCCCGAGGTCGGTCCACACACGCACCCGCCATTCGACGCGTTCACGGGCGGACGGCTCAGGGCCCGTGTACGGGACCAGAACGCGCTCGGCGGATCGCACGACGCCGGTCGACCACTCGCCCGCCGCTATCTCGTACGCCGTCTGACGCGTGGCACCGACGGGCAACTGCCACGACAGACGTGGGCGGGCGACATCCGTGCCCAGGACGGCGTCATCAAGGTGCTCGAAGCGCAGCCGGTGTGGTGCGTCGGTCGTTGTCTGCTCAGTCATGAAGGCCTCCGTTGCTCGGACAACGTTCTCGGGCACACCAGGTCTCTGTAACGTTCCATCCCGAGGCTAGGCAGTGGAGCCGAGAGTGGTCAATAAGATGCGCTGGTGTCGCGAGGCGGCGTTTCGTCGAGGACAAGAGTCGTGGGCGTCGAATGGACAGGTCAAGTCAGCTGTCCTTCGGCGTTTGTTGAGAGAAGGAGCCTGCGGTGGCTCCGCCAGAACGGTGGACTCGGCCACCGATGCCTTCCTAAGTCGAGGCACTTATGGAACGATACAAATGATCGGACTCCCTTCGGCACCGCTCATTCCGAGAGCTCGCAAGGGTGTTTCCACCGGGCAACGCGTACACCCCCGTCCCGGATCCCATCCGTCTGCCGAGAAGTCTGGAGACCCGCATGGTTGTGGCTGCCGCTCCCCGCGCACCTCGATTCGAGCACCACACGGACGGTTCTCCCGTGCTCGGCGTGGGGACTGGTACCCCCCGCTTGTCGTGGACGGTTCCGCAGGCCGACGAGGGCTACGAGCAGACGGCGTACGAGGTCGAGATCAGTCGAGACGGCAGCCGTGAGAGGTACCGGGTGGACAGTGGCGAGCAGGTGTTGGTGCCCTGGCCGGCCGAGCCGCTAGGGTCCCGCGAGTCTGCCCGAGTGTGGATCCGCGTCGCGCACAAGGAGGAGTGGAGCGAGTGGGGAGCGCCGGCCGTCATGGAGGCCGGTCTCCTCGACGTCTCCGACTGGTCCGCTGCCTTCGTGAGCCCGACCGGCGTCGGTGATCTGCACGCACCCGCGCCGGTACTGAGCGGCTTACTCCACGTGCCGGGCGAGGTGGTCAAGGCCCGGCTGTACGCCACGGCTCATGGTGTGTACGTCGCCACACTCAACGGCCGCCGCGTCGGCGACCTCGTCCTGACGCCGGGCTGGACCGCCTATCAGCACCGGCTGCGCTACCAGACGTACGACGTCACGGACCTGGTCCGCAGCGGGCGCAACGAGCTGGACTTCCTGCTGGGCAACGGCTGGTACCGGGGCCGGCTCGGCTTCAACGGCGAGCGAGCACTCTACGGTGACCGACTCGCGCTGCTGGCGCAGTTGGAGGTCACGACTGCTGACGGCCGCGTGCACGTCCTCGCCACCGATGGCACGTGGACAGCGTGCGAGAGCGAGGTACTCGCCGACGATCTCTACGACGGCCAGCGCACTGACCTACGGCGGCGGGGCGCAGGCCGGCGCCCGGCCACCGGCGGAGTCGAAGTGATCGAGGGCGATTCCACCCCCCTCGTGGCGTCGGACGGGCCCGGCGTGCGGGTCAGCTCTCTGCTCTCGCCCGAGCGGGTATGGACCTCACCGTCGGGCCGGACGCTGGTCGACTTCGGCCAGATCGCCGTGGGTTGGGTGCGGTTGCGCGTCCGCGGTCTCGCGCCGGGCAGCGAGGTCGTCGTACGGCACGCGGAGGTCCTGGAGGAAGGCGAACTCGGCACCCGGCCCCTGCGCACGGCCAAGGCAACCGACAGTTACCTCGTCACGGGCACCGACGGGGAAATCCTCGAACCGTCCCTGACGTTCCACGGCTTCCGGTACGCGGAGGTGTCCGGCGTGCCGGGCCTGCGCGGTGAGGACATCGAGGCGGTGGTGATCGGGTCGGACCTGCGGCGCACAGGCTGGTTCAGCTCCTCGCACGAGCTGCTCAACAAGTTCCACGAGAACGTGGTCCGCAGCATGCGCGGCAACTTCGTCGACGTACCCACCGACTGCCCTCAGCGCGACGAACGGCTCGGCTGGACCGGCGACATCCAGGTGTTCGCGCCGACGGCGGCCTTCCTCTTCGACACCGTGGGCTTCCTCGACTCGTGGCTCGCCGACCTGGCGGCCGAACAACAGCCGGACGGATCCGTCCCGTTCGTGGTGCCGGACGTGCTGCGCACCCCGTCCCCAAGCGCGGCGGCCTGGGGCGACGCCGCGACGGTGGTGCCGTGGGTGCTCTACCAACGCACCGGGGACCGCGGCGTATTGGAACGGCAGCTACCGAGCATGTGCGCCTGGGTGAACCGGATGACCGAACTCGCCGGCCCCGACCGGCTGTGGACGGGCGGCTTCCAGTTCGGTGACTGGCTGGACCCGACCGCACCGCCCGAGGACCCCTACCGAGCCAAGGCCGACCCCGACGTGGTCGCCACCGCACACCTGGCCCGTTCGGCCGAGATCGTGGCCGAGGCAGCCCGCGTGCTGGGCCGGAGCGAGGTGGCGGACGACTACGCAGCCCTGGCGGCCGAGGTCCGCGAGGCGTTCGCCCGTGCCTTCGTCACGCCCGCAGGCCGTGTCCTGTCCGACGCGCAGACCGTCTACGCCCTGGCCATCGAGTGGGCACTGCTGCCCGGCGAGGAACAGCGCAAGGAGGCTGGCCGACGGCTGGCGGACCTCGTACGCACCGGCGGTTTCCGTATCGGCACCGGGTTCGTGGGCACCCCGCTGGTGACCGACGCACTGACCTCGACCGGACATGCCGATGTCGCCTACCGCCTGCTGCTGCAGACGGGCTGCCCCTCGTGGCTCTATCCGGTGACCATGGGCGCGACCACGATCTGGGAGCGCTGGGACAGCATGCTGCCCGACGGCAGCATCAACCCCGGCGAGATGACCTCCTTCAATCACTACGCGCTCGGCGCAGTCGCGGACTGGCTGCACCGGCGGGTAGCCGGTCTCGCCCCCGCCGCGCCCGGCTACCGCGTGATCACCATCCACCCCGTGCCGTCCGCCGCGCTGACCTCCGCCTCGGCCCGCCATCTCACTCCGTACGGCGAAGCCTGCGTGGAGTGGACACGCGCCGATGGCCGTTTCCACCTAGAGGCGCAGGTTCCCGTCGGGACTACCGCTTACGTGTGGCTGCCCGGCACAGACGCCCCCGAGACCGTCGCACACGGCGACCATCGCTGGGAGGTGCCCGACCTGTTCCTGCCCTCACCCGAACCGCGTACGCCGGGCACCGTCCGCGATGTGCTCGACGAATCCGTGACCTGGGCCGCGGTAGTCGCTGCGGCTGTCCGGACCGGTGTGGCCCCCGGCGGCGAGGCGGAGGCGGCCCGTCGGCTCGCCGCGCACCTCGACGCGCCCGCGACGGATCTCGCTCGCGCTCTAGCACCGCAGGAGTTCTCACCGGGCGCGGCCGCCTTCCAGCATGAGGTCGACGCCATCTTCGGATCGCTCCCTGGCTGACTGCTTGCGGCCACGACACATGCCATAGGAAGGGGCGGGGTTCGTGGGTGGGTGAGGGTTGTGGGGGGGGGTGATCGGGGCGAAGGGGCCGTCGGCTCGGAGAGGGCGAGGCCGTCGAGGTAGTGGAGGTGGGGGTCGTCGGGCCGACGTCGTCGGAGCCGTGGCTCATCGAGCTGCCGTGGTGCAGCCACACCCTGCGGCCCGGGTCGGGGGCGGGCTCGAGGGGGCGTCGGTACGCAGGGCGAGGAGTTCGGTGGTCTCGTTGTGCGGAAGCCAGATCTCGATCGTCTTGGGAGCGTCGGGGAGGTCCGTGAAGGTCACGGTGCCGGGCGGGCCTGGGCGGTGCTCCGCCGTTCTGGTGGTCATGTCGATGGTGATGGTGTTGCCCTCCGGCACGCTCGCCGGCCCGTCAGGCGGCCGTCGACGAGGAGTTCGTACAGACCGTCCGGGCGGGCCGGGGCGCCCACAAGGGTCCGCTTGGTGCGCAGGGCGTCGAGCTCGACGGTGGTGGCGCGGCTGCGGAAGACCAGCCGTACGCCGGAGGGCTGGGACTCGACCATGTCCAGTTGCGGGTCGGCGCCCTGGGCGCGGGCCCGGGCGGACAGTCGGTGCGGCAGCACGCCGTGCTCGGTGCGCTCCAACTCTAGGGCGCCGCGCAGGAGATCGGCGTGATGGGGGTGGTGATCCGGCGGGGGGTGGTGTGCATCGCTGCCTCAACTGGCTCGTTGCATGGGGGCGATGACCGTCGTGATCGGTAGGCCTGGCCATTACGGTGCGCGGCAGGAGTGATCGCCGCAAGCCCTCCCGGCGACGGCCATGGAAGGACGGGCCTACTTGGTGAGCACTGCGGTGCGCCGGGACCAGGAGCCCTCGGCGGCGGCGCTGAGCAGGAACGCGGCGACGTCGGCCCGGGAGATCCTGGGCACGCCGGGCAGGCGGTCGAGCTGCTTCAGGTCGATGGCCTGGACGGTCGTGGCCGGCTTGTTGGTCAGCAGCACCGGGTAGACGAGCGTCCAGTCCAGGGCGGAGGCGGTGAGGATGCGCTCGCCCGCGGCCTTGTCGGCGAAGTTCGCCTTGCCACCCTTGTAGAGGAACCGGAGGATCCCGGAGCCCTTTGCCAGGGA contains:
- a CDS encoding GH1 family beta-glucosidase; translation: MSELPSLPPDFVFGAATASYQIEGAVHEDGRGPSIWDTFSREPGRVLHGATGDVACDHYHRYPEDVALLRELGVGSYRFSIAWPRIQPTGSGPVNHKGLDFYSRLVDELLAAGVEPAATLYHWDLPQTLEDRGGWRVRDTAERFGEYAALVADALADRIPRWITLNEPGCSAFLGYADAHHAPGAAEGTPALAAAHHLLIGHGLAMRALRTAGVREAGITLNLSHVTAASDSAADLAALVRAETMQKLMWTEPLLRGRYPAAEEETWGELITRQTFRQEGDLELISAPMDFLGINYYTPTVVRDAPHRRPDPALRTATDCRIETVDIPEVRRTAMGWAVVPDSLRELLVSLRHEYADALSPIYITENGSAEDDVLSADGQIHDPDRIEYLRDHMAAVARAVAEGVDVRGYYVWSLLDNYEWAFGYDRRFGIVHVDYDTLRRTPKDSYRWYQRLIAANA
- a CDS encoding family 78 glycoside hydrolase catalytic domain; this translates as MTEQTTTDAPHRLRFEHLDDAVLGTDVARPRLSWQLPVGATRQTAYEIAAGEWSTGVVRSAERVLVPYTGPEPSARERVEWRVRVWTDLGESGWSAPAFWEMGLLRRSDWSASWIRPHEQNVPEPGHRPLYALHSHVELPGPIVSARAYVTAHGIYELVVNGQRIGDQELTPGFTAYRSNLQVQTYDLTTVLHEGANDLGAFLSDGWYRGLFGYGRTYDNFGDRTAFLAQFEVIHTDGSTTVVGTGLGWGSTISDSTEADLLDGQRVVQRPGGFRWDRRDWQPVLEPTDPLCADWSRLCATPAPPVRRVRSITPASVTTLEGGRHIVDLGENTNGWIHLDEAGPGSEIVLTHGEALDADGDVTTDHLRPDMGSGVLLPFHQIDSVVSVGDGQAFEPRHTTHGFQYVAVDGLPGPLGTADLHGVEVRTDLRPTGIFHCSDRRIELLHEAAVRSWRTNACDVPTDCPQRERAGWTGDYQVFVSTAAFLDDIAGFTDKWLKDLASDQVSNGMVRNYVPSPEAAVGGVEGSSGWGDAAVSVPWQMWQSYRDREVLARQYPSAVAWLEFVETTARTARAPERIEANPEAPEHERFLWDTGFHWGEWLEPGVEIALFEGEHSIVATAYFAHSARLLAKTAEVLGKTEDAARWTELAANVEHAWATEFIGADGRLARDSQATYVRALRFGLIPEHLVPSAVEHFVELIRADGTHLSTGFLSTGMLLPVLADNGRADVAFDLLFQDTSPSWLTMIDRGATTIWEHWDGIDAKGTPSGSLNHYSKGAVIGFLHQYLAGLRPLESHPGYERFAVEPVIDDRLDWARATLETPFGLASSSWRREDGAVRFEVVVPADTECEFRVGEPVVLGPGTHVITF
- a CDS encoding ThuA domain-containing protein — encoded protein: MGVCNTLTSEIRRALVVRGGWDGHQPVTISDSFVPFLKEQGFTVETSEDLAVYDDAERLAATDLVVQCWTMGTITPQQRDNLAAAVRGGTGLAGWHGGIVDSFHDHGYHLLTGGKFVTHPPGYLDHTYQLSPEHADHPIIAGLDDFAIHSEQYWVLTDARIDVLATTTFPADDLHDRPAVMPAVWTRTHGAGRVFVSTIGHKPDDFDVPQVRTLTERGLLWASR
- a CDS encoding family 78 glycoside hydrolase catalytic domain, whose amino-acid sequence is MVVAAAPRAPRFEHHTDGSPVLGVGTGTPRLSWTVPQADEGYEQTAYEVEISRDGSRERYRVDSGEQVLVPWPAEPLGSRESARVWIRVAHKEEWSEWGAPAVMEAGLLDVSDWSAAFVSPTGVGDLHAPAPVLSGLLHVPGEVVKARLYATAHGVYVATLNGRRVGDLVLTPGWTAYQHRLRYQTYDVTDLVRSGRNELDFLLGNGWYRGRLGFNGERALYGDRLALLAQLEVTTADGRVHVLATDGTWTACESEVLADDLYDGQRTDLRRRGAGRRPATGGVEVIEGDSTPLVASDGPGVRVSSLLSPERVWTSPSGRTLVDFGQIAVGWVRLRVRGLAPGSEVVVRHAEVLEEGELGTRPLRTAKATDSYLVTGTDGEILEPSLTFHGFRYAEVSGVPGLRGEDIEAVVIGSDLRRTGWFSSSHELLNKFHENVVRSMRGNFVDVPTDCPQRDERLGWTGDIQVFAPTAAFLFDTVGFLDSWLADLAAEQQPDGSVPFVVPDVLRTPSPSAAAWGDAATVVPWVLYQRTGDRGVLERQLPSMCAWVNRMTELAGPDRLWTGGFQFGDWLDPTAPPEDPYRAKADPDVVATAHLARSAEIVAEAARVLGRSEVADDYAALAAEVREAFARAFVTPAGRVLSDAQTVYALAIEWALLPGEEQRKEAGRRLADLVRTGGFRIGTGFVGTPLVTDALTSTGHADVAYRLLLQTGCPSWLYPVTMGATTIWERWDSMLPDGSINPGEMTSFNHYALGAVADWLHRRVAGLAPAAPGYRVITIHPVPSAALTSASARHLTPYGEACVEWTRADGRFHLEAQVPVGTTAYVWLPGTDAPETVAHGDHRWEVPDLFLPSPEPRTPGTVRDVLDESVTWAAVVAAAVRTGVAPGGEAEAARRLAAHLDAPATDLARALAPQEFSPGAAAFQHEVDAIFGSLPG
- a CDS encoding Gfo/Idh/MocA family protein, with amino-acid sequence MGEPVKPLNIGMVGAGKISGAYLSTLEKLTSVRLTAVTDLDRARAQAVADQVGSQVSVADSVTDLVTRDEVDAVLNLTIPAAHAEVALAVLAAGKHVYGEKPLAANRKEADAVLTAARDAGLRVGCAPDTVLGTGTQTARKAVDDGLIGRPVAATAFMTYAGPETWHPDPEFYYQPGGGPLLDMGPYYLSALVHLLGPVVKVTGASSRPRAERFIGSGPRAGQSFPVEIDTHITGVLEHADGALSTLVMSFDIKAARLPRIEVHGSEASLSVPDPNTFDGPVEIHRGDGWDVLPVSAGHADTGRGAGLADLAEALDAGRPHRASAELAAHVLDVMLTLMDAAEHGRALPVTSTCERPAPVIGL